A region of Pseudomonas marginalis DNA encodes the following proteins:
- the rplK gene encoding 50S ribosomal protein L11 — translation MAKKITAYIKLQVKAAQANPSPPVGPALGQHGVNIMEFCKAFNARTQGLEPGLPTPVIITVYSDRSFTFETKSTPASVLLKKAAGLTSGSARPNTVKVGTVTRAQLEEIAKTKNADLTAADMDAAVRTIAGSARSMGLNVEGV, via the coding sequence ATGGCCAAGAAGATTACCGCTTACATCAAGCTGCAAGTGAAGGCCGCTCAGGCCAACCCAAGCCCACCTGTTGGTCCAGCCCTGGGTCAGCATGGCGTGAACATCATGGAATTCTGCAAGGCTTTCAACGCCCGTACTCAGGGTCTTGAGCCAGGTCTGCCGACTCCAGTGATCATCACTGTATACAGCGACCGTAGCTTCACTTTCGAAACCAAGTCGACCCCGGCTTCGGTTTTGCTGAAGAAGGCTGCTGGTCTGACTAGCGGTTCCGCTCGTCCTAACACCGTTAAGGTTGGCACCGTAACTCGTGCTCAGCTGGAAGAAATCGCGAAAACCAAAAACGCGGATCTGACTGCAGCTGATATGGATGCAGCCGTGCGTACCATCGCCGGTTCTGCTCGTAGCATGGGCCTTAACGTGGAGGGTGTGTAA
- the secE gene encoding preprotein translocase subunit SecE, translating into MTPKAEAQSSRFDLVKWLAVVALVVVGVVGNQYYSASPILYRVLVLLALAAVAAFVGLQTAKGKSFAVLVKEARTEIRKVVWPTRQETTQTTLIVVAVVLVMALLLWGLDSLLGWLVSLIVG; encoded by the coding sequence ATGACTCCTAAGGCTGAAGCTCAAAGCTCTCGTTTCGATCTCGTCAAGTGGCTCGCTGTTGTCGCTTTGGTGGTCGTGGGCGTTGTTGGCAACCAGTACTATTCTGCTTCGCCGATCCTGTACCGCGTTCTCGTTTTGCTCGCCCTTGCTGCTGTAGCTGCCTTTGTAGGCCTGCAGACTGCCAAAGGCAAGTCTTTCGCGGTCCTGGTGAAGGAAGCTCGCACCGAAATTCGTAAAGTCGTTTGGCCAACTCGCCAAGAAACCACGCAGACCACGTTGATTGTTGTGGCTGTTGTTCTGGTTATGGCGTTGCTGTTGTGGGGTCTTGATTCCCTGCTCGGCTGGCTTGTTTCCTTGATTGTTGGCTAA
- the rplL gene encoding 50S ribosomal protein L7/L12, which translates to MSISQDDILNAVAEMSVLQVVELIKAFEEKFGVSAAAASAGPAAAAAVVEEQTEFNVMLLEAGEKKVNVIKAVRELTGLGLKEAKAVVDGAPAMVLEAVTKDAGDKAKATLEEAGAKVELK; encoded by the coding sequence ATGTCTATCTCCCAAGACGATATCCTCAACGCCGTAGCTGAAATGTCGGTTCTGCAGGTTGTTGAGCTGATCAAAGCTTTCGAAGAAAAATTCGGCGTTTCCGCTGCCGCTGCTTCCGCTGGCCCAGCGGCTGCTGCTGCCGTTGTTGAAGAGCAAACCGAATTCAACGTCATGCTGCTGGAAGCTGGCGAGAAGAAAGTTAACGTCATCAAGGCAGTACGTGAACTGACCGGCCTGGGCCTGAAAGAAGCCAAGGCTGTAGTTGACGGCGCTCCTGCTATGGTTCTGGAAGCAGTGACCAAAGACGCAGGCGACAAAGCTAAAGCAACTCTGGAAGAAGCAGGCGCTAAAGTCGAGCTGAAGTAA
- the rplA gene encoding 50S ribosomal protein L1, translating to MAKLTKRQKAIAGKIEAGKSYNFVDAAALLTELSTVKFSESVDVAVNLGVDPRKSDQVVRSATVLPHGTGKTVRVAVFTQGPAAEAALAAGADRVGMDDLAAEMKGGDLNYDVVIASPDAMRVVGQLGQILGPRGLMPNPKVGTVTPDVATAVKNAKAGQVRYRTDKNGIIHTSVGKVGFDAVKLKENVEALIADLKRIKPASSKGIYVKRVTLSTTMGPGLVIDQGSLDV from the coding sequence ATGGCTAAGCTGACCAAGCGCCAAAAGGCTATCGCCGGCAAAATCGAAGCGGGCAAGTCCTACAATTTTGTAGACGCTGCTGCTCTGCTGACCGAGCTGTCGACTGTCAAGTTCAGCGAGTCCGTTGACGTTGCTGTAAACCTGGGTGTAGACCCACGTAAATCTGACCAGGTCGTTCGTAGCGCTACTGTGCTGCCACACGGTACTGGTAAGACTGTTCGTGTAGCTGTCTTTACTCAAGGCCCTGCAGCTGAAGCTGCTCTGGCCGCCGGCGCTGACCGCGTTGGTATGGACGACCTGGCTGCCGAAATGAAAGGCGGCGACCTGAACTACGACGTAGTTATTGCTTCCCCGGACGCAATGCGTGTTGTGGGTCAATTGGGTCAGATCCTGGGTCCACGTGGCCTGATGCCTAACCCTAAGGTCGGCACCGTAACGCCAGACGTAGCTACCGCGGTTAAAAACGCCAAGGCTGGTCAGGTTCGTTATCGTACCGACAAAAACGGCATCATTCACACCTCCGTTGGCAAGGTCGGCTTCGACGCCGTCAAGCTGAAGGAAAACGTTGAAGCCCTGATCGCCGATCTGAAGCGTATCAAGCCAGCTTCCTCGAAAGGTATCTACGTCAAGCGCGTTACCCTGAGCACCACCATGGGCCCAGGTCTGGTCATCGACCAAGGCTCGCTGGACGTATAA
- the nusG gene encoding transcription termination/antitermination protein NusG — protein MAKRWYVVHAYSGYEKHVMRSLLERVKLAGMEDGFGEILVPTEEVVEMRNGQKRKSERKFFPGYVLVQMDMNEGTWHLVKDTPRVMGFIGGTADKPAPITDKEAEAILRRVADGSDKPKPKTLFEPGEVVRVTDGPFADFNGTVEEVNYEKSRIQVAVLIFGRSTPVELEFSQVEKV, from the coding sequence GTGGCTAAGCGTTGGTACGTTGTGCATGCTTACTCGGGTTACGAGAAGCATGTTATGCGCTCTTTGCTGGAGCGCGTAAAGCTGGCAGGCATGGAAGATGGCTTCGGCGAAATTCTGGTTCCCACTGAAGAAGTGGTTGAAATGCGGAATGGTCAGAAGCGCAAGAGTGAGCGCAAGTTCTTTCCTGGCTACGTGCTGGTGCAGATGGACATGAATGAGGGTACTTGGCACTTGGTCAAGGACACTCCTCGTGTTATGGGCTTCATCGGCGGTACTGCTGATAAGCCTGCTCCGATCACTGACAAAGAGGCAGAAGCAATTCTGCGTCGTGTCGCCGACGGTAGCGACAAGCCCAAGCCGAAGACATTGTTCGAACCGGGTGAGGTTGTTCGTGTCACGGATGGTCCGTTTGCTGATTTCAACGGGACTGTCGAAGAGGTTAACTACGAAAAGAGCCGGATCCAGGTCGCGGTGCTCATTTTCGGTCGCTCTACTCCGGTAGAGTTGGAATTCAGCCAGGTCGAGAAGGTCTAG
- the rpoB gene encoding DNA-directed RNA polymerase subunit beta: protein MAYSYTEKKRIRKDFSKLPDVMDVPYLLAIQLDSYREFLQAGATKDQFRDVGLHAAFKSVFPIISYSGNAALEYVGYRLGEPAFDVKECVLRGVTYAVPLRVKVRLIIFDKESSNKAIKDIKEQEVYMGEIPLMTENGTFVINGTERVIVSQLHRSPGVFFDHDRGKTHSSGKLLYSARIIPYRGSWLDFEFDPKDCVFVRIDRRRKLPASVLLRALGYTTEQVLDAFYTTNVFSLKDETLKLELIASRLRGEIAVLDIQDEKGKVIVEAGRRITARHINQIEKAGIKELEVPLDYVLGRTTAKVIVHPATGEILAECNTELNTEILAKIAKAQVVRIETLYTNDIDCGPFVSDTLKIDSTSNQLEALVEIYRMMRPGEPPTKDAAETLFNNLFFSPERYDLSAVGRMKFNRRIGRTEIEGSGVLCKEDIVAVLKTLVDIRNGKGIVDDIDHLGNRRVRCVGEMAENQFRVGLVRVERAVKERLSMAESEGLMPQDLINAKPVAAAVKEFFGSSQLSQFMDQNNPLSEITHKRRVSALGPGGLTRERAGFEVRDVHPTHYGRVCPIETPEGPNIGLINSLAAYARTNQYGFLESPYRVVKDALVTDEIVFLSAIEEADHVIAQASATMNDKKVLIDELVAVRHLNEFTVKAPEDVTLMDVSPKQVVSVAASLIPFLEHDDANRALMGSNMQRQAVPTLRADKPLVGTGMERNVARDSGVCVVARRGGVIDSVDASRIVVRVADDEVETGEAGVDIYNLTKYTRSNQNTCINQRPLVRKGDRVQRSDIMADGPSTDMGELALGQNMRIAFMAWNGFNFEDSICLSERVVQEDRFTTIHIQELTCVARDTKLGPEEITADIPNVGEAALNKLDEAGIVYVGAEVGAGDILVGKVTPKGETQLTPEEKLLRAIFGEKASDVKDTSLRVPTGTKGTVIDVQVFTRDGVERDARALSIEKTQLDEIRKDLNEEFRIVEGATFERLRSALVGHKAEGGAGLKKGQDITDEILDGLEHGQWFKLRMAEDALNEQLEKAQAYIVDRRRLLDDKFEDKKRKLQQGDDLAPGVLKIVKVYLAIRRRIQPGDKMAGRHGNKGVVSVIMPVEDMPHDANGTPVDVVLNPLGVPSRMNVGQILETHLGLAAKGLGEKINRMIEEQRKVADLRKFLHEIYNEIGGRKEELDTFSDQEILDLAKNLRGGVPMATPVFDGAKESEIKAMLKLADLPESGQMQLFDGRTGNKFERPVTVGYMYMLKLNHLVDDKMHARSTGSYSLVTQQPLGGKAQFGGQRFGEMEVWALEAYGAAYTLQEMLTVKSDDVNGRTKMYKNIVDGDHRMEPGMPESFNVLIKEIRSLGIDIDLETE from the coding sequence ATGGCTTACTCATATACTGAGAAAAAACGTATCCGCAAGGACTTTAGCAAGTTGCCGGACGTCATGGATGTCCCGTACCTTCTGGCTATCCAGCTGGATTCGTATCGTGAATTCTTGCAGGCGGGAGCGACCAAAGATCAGTTCCGCGACGTGGGCCTGCATGCGGCCTTCAAATCCGTTTTCCCGATCATCAGCTACTCCGGCAATGCTGCGCTGGAGTACGTCGGTTATCGCCTGGGCGAACCGGCATTTGATGTCAAAGAATGCGTGTTGCGCGGTGTTACGTACGCCGTACCTTTGCGGGTAAAAGTCCGTCTGATCATTTTCGACAAAGAGTCGTCGAACAAAGCGATCAAGGACATCAAAGAGCAAGAAGTCTACATGGGCGAAATCCCATTGATGACTGAGAACGGTACCTTCGTTATCAATGGTACCGAGCGTGTTATCGTTTCCCAGCTGCACCGTTCCCCGGGCGTGTTCTTCGACCACGACCGCGGCAAGACGCACAGCTCCGGCAAGCTCCTGTACTCCGCGCGGATCATTCCGTACCGCGGTTCGTGGTTGGACTTCGAGTTCGATCCGAAAGACTGCGTGTTCGTGCGTATCGACCGTCGTCGCAAGCTGCCGGCCTCGGTACTGCTGCGCGCGCTCGGCTACACCACTGAGCAAGTCCTGGATGCGTTCTACACCACCAACGTATTCAGCCTGAAGGATGAAACCCTCAAGCTGGAGCTGATCGCTTCGCGTCTGCGTGGTGAAATTGCTGTCCTGGACATTCAGGATGAAAAGGGCAAAGTCATCGTTGAGGCTGGCCGTCGTATCACTGCGCGCCACATCAACCAGATCGAAAAAGCGGGTATCAAAGAGCTGGAAGTTCCCCTGGACTATGTCCTGGGCCGTACTACCGCGAAGGTCATCGTTCACCCGGCTACAGGCGAAATCCTGGCTGAGTGCAACACCGAGCTGAACACCGAGATCCTGGCCAAAATCGCCAAGGCGCAGGTTGTTCGCATCGAGACCCTGTACACCAACGATATCGACTGTGGTCCGTTCGTCTCCGACACCCTGAAGATCGACTCCACCAGCAACCAATTGGAAGCGCTGGTAGAAATCTATCGCATGATGCGTCCTGGCGAGCCACCAACCAAAGACGCCGCAGAAACCCTGTTCAACAACCTGTTCTTCAGCCCTGAGCGCTACGACCTGTCTGCGGTCGGCCGGATGAAGTTCAACCGTCGTATCGGTCGCACCGAGATCGAAGGTTCGGGTGTGCTGTGCAAGGAAGACATCGTTGCGGTCTTGAAGACTCTGGTCGACATCCGTAACGGCAAAGGCATCGTCGATGACATCGACCACCTGGGTAACCGTCGTGTTCGCTGCGTAGGCGAAATGGCCGAGAACCAGTTCCGCGTTGGCCTGGTGCGTGTTGAGCGTGCGGTCAAAGAGCGTCTGTCGATGGCTGAAAGCGAAGGCCTGATGCCGCAAGACCTGATCAACGCCAAGCCAGTGGCTGCGGCGGTGAAAGAGTTCTTCGGTTCCAGCCAGCTCTCGCAGTTCATGGACCAGAACAACCCGCTTTCCGAGATCACCCACAAGCGCCGTGTTTCCGCACTGGGCCCGGGCGGTCTGACCCGTGAGCGTGCTGGCTTTGAAGTGCGTGACGTACACCCGACTCACTACGGTCGTGTATGCCCAATCGAAACGCCGGAAGGCCCGAACATCGGTCTGATCAACTCCCTGGCCGCCTATGCGCGCACCAACCAGTACGGCTTCCTTGAGAGCCCGTACCGTGTGGTGAAAGACGCCCTGGTCACCGACGAGATCGTGTTCCTGTCCGCCATCGAAGAAGCTGATCACGTGATCGCTCAGGCTTCGGCCACGATGAACGACAAGAAGGTCCTGATCGACGAGCTGGTAGCTGTTCGTCACCTGAACGAGTTCACCGTCAAGGCGCCGGAAGACGTCACCTTGATGGACGTATCGCCGAAGCAGGTAGTTTCGGTCGCAGCGTCGCTGATCCCGTTCCTGGAACACGATGACGCCAACCGTGCGTTGATGGGTTCCAACATGCAGCGTCAAGCTGTACCGACCCTGCGTGCCGACAAGCCGCTGGTAGGTACCGGCATGGAGCGTAACGTAGCCCGTGACTCCGGCGTTTGTGTCGTGGCTCGTCGTGGCGGCGTGATCGATTCCGTTGATGCCAGCCGTATCGTGGTTCGTGTTGCTGATGACGAAGTTGAAACGGGTGAAGCCGGTGTCGACATCTACAACCTGACCAAATACACCCGCTCGAACCAGAACACTTGCATCAACCAGCGTCCGCTGGTGCGCAAGGGTGATCGCGTTCAGCGTAGCGACATCATGGCTGACGGTCCGTCCACCGATATGGGTGAATTGGCTCTGGGTCAGAACATGCGCATCGCGTTCATGGCATGGAACGGCTTCAACTTCGAAGACTCCATCTGCCTGTCCGAGCGTGTGGTTCAAGAAGATCGCTTCACCACGATCCACATTCAGGAACTGACCTGTGTGGCGCGTGACACCAAGCTTGGGCCAGAGGAAATCACTGCAGACATCCCGAACGTGGGTGAAGCTGCACTGAACAAGCTGGACGAAGCCGGTATCGTTTACGTAGGTGCTGAAGTGGGTGCGGGCGACATCCTGGTTGGTAAGGTCACTCCGAAAGGCGAGACCCAACTGACTCCGGAAGAGAAGCTGCTGCGTGCCATCTTCGGTGAAAAAGCCAGCGACGTTAAAGACACCTCCCTGCGTGTACCTACCGGTACCAAGGGTACTGTCATCGACGTGCAGGTCTTCACCCGTGACGGCGTCGAGCGTGATGCTCGTGCACTGTCCATCGAGAAGACCCAGCTCGACGAGATCCGCAAGGACCTCAACGAAGAGTTCCGTATCGTTGAAGGCGCGACCTTCGAACGTCTGCGTTCCGCCCTGGTAGGCCACAAGGCTGAAGGCGGCGCAGGTCTGAAGAAAGGTCAGGACATCACCGACGAAATCCTCGACGGTCTTGAGCACGGCCAGTGGTTCAAACTGCGCATGGCTGAAGATGCTCTTAACGAGCAGCTCGAGAAGGCCCAGGCCTATATCGTTGATCGTCGCCGTCTGCTGGACGACAAGTTCGAAGACAAGAAGCGCAAACTGCAGCAGGGCGATGACCTGGCTCCAGGCGTGCTGAAAATCGTCAAGGTTTACCTGGCAATCCGTCGCCGCATCCAGCCGGGCGACAAGATGGCCGGTCGTCACGGTAACAAAGGTGTGGTCTCCGTGATCATGCCGGTTGAAGACATGCCGCACGATGCCAATGGCACCCCGGTCGACGTCGTCCTCAACCCGTTGGGCGTACCTTCGCGTATGAACGTTGGTCAGATCCTTGAAACCCACCTGGGCCTAGCGGCTAAAGGTCTGGGCGAGAAGATCAATCGTATGATCGAAGAGCAGCGCAAGGTTGCTGACCTGCGTAAGTTCCTGCACGAGATCTACAACGAGATCGGCGGTCGCAAGGAAGAGCTGGATACCTTCTCCGACCAGGAAATCCTGGATCTGGCGAAGAACCTGCGCGGTGGCGTTCCAATGGCTACCCCGGTGTTCGACGGTGCCAAGGAAAGCGAAATCAAGGCCATGCTGAAACTGGCAGACCTGCCAGAAAGCGGCCAGATGCAGCTGTTCGACGGCCGTACCGGCAACAAGTTCGAGCGTCCGGTTACTGTTGGCTACATGTACATGCTGAAGCTGAACCACTTGGTAGACGACAAGATGCACGCTCGTTCTACCGGTTCGTACAGCCTGGTTACCCAGCAGCCGCTGGGTGGTAAGGCTCAGTTCGGTGGTCAGCGTTTCGGGGAGATGGAGGTCTGGGCACTGGAAGCATACGGTGCCGCTTACACTCTGCAAGAAATGCTCACAGTGAAGTCGGACGATGTGAACGGTCGTACCAAGATGTACAAAAACATCGTGGATGGCGATCACCGTATGGAGCCGGGCATGCCCGAGTCCTTCAACGTGTTGATCAAAGAAATTCGTTCCCTCGGCATCGATATCGATCTGGAAACCGAATAA
- the rplJ gene encoding 50S ribosomal protein L10, with protein sequence MAINLEDKKAIVAEVNEAAKAALSAVVADARGVTVGAMTGLRKEAREAGVYVRVVRNTLLKRAVADTEYSVLNDVFTGPTLIAFSKDHPGAAARLFKEFAKSQDKFEIKAAAFEGKFLAANQIDVLATLPTRNEAISQLMSVIQGATSKLARTLAAVREQKEAAAA encoded by the coding sequence GTGGCAATTAATCTCGAAGACAAGAAGGCCATCGTCGCTGAAGTCAACGAGGCTGCCAAAGCTGCTCTGTCCGCTGTCGTGGCTGATGCCCGTGGTGTGACAGTAGGCGCTATGACCGGACTCCGTAAAGAGGCTCGTGAAGCTGGCGTGTACGTACGTGTTGTACGTAACACCCTGCTCAAGCGCGCTGTTGCTGACACTGAATACAGTGTCCTCAATGACGTGTTCACCGGCCCGACTCTGATTGCGTTCTCCAAGGATCATCCAGGCGCTGCTGCCCGTTTGTTCAAAGAGTTCGCTAAGAGTCAGGATAAGTTCGAGATCAAGGCAGCTGCGTTCGAGGGCAAGTTCCTCGCAGCTAACCAAATCGACGTACTGGCAACACTGCCGACCCGTAACGAAGCCATTTCGCAGCTGATGAGCGTGATTCAAGGCGCTACCAGCAAGCTGGCTCGTACTCTGGCTGCAGTTCGCGAGCAAAAAGAAGCTGCCGCAGCCTAA
- the birA gene encoding bifunctional biotin--[acetyl-CoA-carboxylase] ligase/biotin operon repressor BirA: protein MLTLLELLKDGRFHSGEALGAALGVSRSAVWKQLQHLEAELNLPVHKVRGRGYQLASPLVFLSSEQIALHTSSLAWPIHIYDSIDSTNAEALRLVEVERATPYLVLAEQQTAGRGRRGRKWVSPFAQNVYYSLLLRIENGPRQLEGLSLVVGLAVMQALRESGVRGAALKWPNDVLVGQKKIAGILLELVGDPADICHVVLGIGINVNMQKAEEVDQQWTSVQLETGSPVDRNSLVARLCLQLQSYLDRHRAQGFSSLRDEWEKGHAWQGKAVSLIAGANRVDGVVLGIDGQGALRLSVGGVEKTYSGGELSLRLRDDS, encoded by the coding sequence ATGCTGACGTTGTTAGAACTTCTAAAAGATGGCCGATTCCATTCCGGAGAAGCACTTGGCGCAGCCCTGGGCGTTAGTCGCAGTGCAGTCTGGAAGCAGCTCCAGCATCTTGAGGCCGAATTGAATCTGCCGGTCCACAAGGTTCGTGGGAGGGGATATCAATTAGCTTCGCCGCTGGTTTTCTTGAGTTCCGAGCAGATTGCACTGCATACGTCTTCCCTCGCGTGGCCTATCCATATCTACGACTCCATCGACTCGACAAATGCCGAGGCTCTGCGCCTTGTTGAGGTTGAGCGTGCGACGCCGTACCTGGTGCTTGCGGAGCAGCAAACGGCGGGAAGAGGGCGACGTGGTCGAAAGTGGGTCAGCCCATTCGCTCAGAATGTGTATTACAGCCTCTTATTGCGTATCGAGAATGGTCCGCGACAGCTGGAAGGCCTGAGCCTTGTGGTTGGCTTGGCGGTAATGCAGGCGCTGCGTGAGTCTGGAGTGCGGGGGGCGGCTCTGAAGTGGCCAAACGACGTCCTGGTGGGGCAGAAGAAGATTGCCGGGATTTTACTGGAGCTCGTAGGGGATCCTGCGGATATTTGCCACGTTGTCCTCGGCATCGGTATTAACGTGAATATGCAGAAGGCTGAAGAGGTTGATCAGCAATGGACGTCAGTGCAGTTGGAGACGGGGTCTCCAGTTGATCGTAACTCTCTGGTGGCACGCCTGTGCTTGCAGTTGCAAAGCTACTTGGATCGACACAGGGCGCAAGGTTTTTCATCGCTTCGGGATGAGTGGGAAAAAGGTCATGCCTGGCAGGGAAAGGCAGTGTCACTCATAGCGGGTGCCAACCGTGTCGATGGGGTGGTGCTGGGTATCGACGGTCAGGGGGCATTACGTTTAAGTGTCGGTGGTGTTGAGAAAACATACAGTGGTGGTGAGTTAAGCCTGAGGTTGCGTGATGATTCTTGA
- a CDS encoding pantothenate kinase: MILELDCGNSFIKWRVLDSDRATASAEGVASSDVALIESLSVLPGVLLTHCRLVSVRALDETKNLVEALVEAFGVAVSCAVSAREMAGVRNGYEDFERLGLDRWLAMLGGFKLASGACLVLDFGTAATADFVAGDGEHLGGFICPGMPLMRNQLRTHTRKIRYDDAAAERALERLSPGHTTVEAVERGCTLMLRGFVLTQLELARSYWGDNFTVFLTGGDADLVRDAVPQARLVPDLIFVGLAMACPLS, from the coding sequence ATGATTCTTGAGCTCGACTGTGGGAATAGCTTCATCAAGTGGCGCGTACTTGATTCGGATCGGGCGACGGCATCTGCAGAAGGTGTCGCTAGTTCGGATGTTGCATTGATTGAAAGCCTGTCAGTGCTGCCTGGTGTGTTATTGACACATTGCCGGTTGGTGAGTGTTCGTGCTCTGGACGAAACAAAAAATCTGGTTGAGGCGCTGGTGGAGGCCTTTGGCGTTGCGGTTTCCTGCGCTGTTTCTGCGCGAGAAATGGCTGGGGTGCGCAACGGTTACGAAGATTTCGAGCGTCTTGGCCTTGATCGCTGGTTAGCAATGCTGGGCGGCTTCAAATTGGCGTCGGGCGCATGCCTGGTGCTTGATTTCGGTACGGCTGCTACTGCAGATTTTGTTGCTGGCGATGGTGAGCATTTAGGTGGCTTCATCTGTCCTGGTATGCCCCTCATGCGTAATCAGCTGCGCACGCATACGCGCAAGATACGTTACGACGATGCAGCTGCTGAAAGAGCCTTGGAGCGTCTATCGCCAGGGCATACGACCGTAGAGGCTGTAGAGCGTGGCTGTACGTTGATGCTCAGAGGGTTTGTGCTGACCCAGCTTGAGCTGGCCCGAAGTTATTGGGGTGATAACTTCACTGTATTCCTGACGGGTGGCGATGCTGATTTGGTGAGGGATGCCGTGCCTCAGGCTCGACTCGTTCCTGATTTGATTTTCGTAGGTCTGGCAATGGCGTGCCCTTTATCTTGA